The Syngnathus typhle isolate RoL2023-S1 ecotype Sweden linkage group LG14, RoL_Styp_1.0, whole genome shotgun sequence genome segment TGAACTATCTATGCAgcaattgattttcttttctaagCACACAAACTGATGCGGTTTGCCTTGTGTGGTGGCAAAATAAAGCGTCCTTGGGCCAAAATACAGCGACGCGCCTCTCCTTTGGATAAATCACAGGCGTCTATTGAGTCTTTTACGGCGCGACAACACCGGCCCGCCATTCAGCCACTGAACCCATCAAAGACTTCCAAGCCAAAGTTAGCGACGGGAATTATGGAGCGTTTGCCAATATTGTGGATCAAGAACGGCGGGAAGAAAAGCGCCATTCTCATCGCTACCTGGCCGGGGGAATAACGCCTCAATGGACATCAAACAATCCGCTCATTCACATCTACTTGAGGGACCTTGGAGCGCTCGCAACAAACACCAGACGAGCCGCATGAAAGCGGTTGTATCGCGCCTTGTATTAGCTGCGTGTCCCTTTTGTGCCTGACAATAGAGTtgtggagaaagaaagaaaaacagaaaaagtTGCCTTGGCAAAATTTGAAAAGTTTTCTGCATGTACTGAATGTGCCAACTATACCATTGTCCACTAGAGAGTGCTAAAAAGACGGTCTGGTCCCCACGACGCAGGGAAACATGACGTGTGTGAAAGAGAGCCCGTGTGCGAAAGAGAGCGTGTGTGCTCGACATCTCACTGAGAGTTGTGTGCACTCTCACCTGAGtgacattcttcttcttctctccgCAGAGCCTCCGACAGCAGATAAGACTTATCGCCGCCCACGCTGGAGATTTGCCCTCAATCCGGCCCGAGCATCCAAAGCTCCGTCTCCAAAAGCGAGCGGCGGCCCACGATGCCACAAATACGGCGGTTCGCCTGACAGCCAACACCAAAGGGCGACATGTCATCTGCGAAGTGTCCCGGCTTGCTACCGCTGTCACATGATGCCATCCGTGACAAAGGTCAAGAACAACGCTCGCGGCTGAAGATCGGCACCTCTTTCGCAAAGGAAACAACTAAGAAACCATTTccagatgttttggaggagaaaaaTTAAATACAGTGCATTTGCAGTTATGTCCAACAGATATTGTCTCAAAtcctaatatttaaaaaataaacatttaggGTAGCTATTTTACAGTTTAAGGGAGTACATCAcaaacaaaatttaactaaaaatacatataatatatgaaaatacaaatgacCTAAAATAGCGAATTCTATTTTCAATATGCATCATTTTTAAAAGTTTTCTGTTTGCAAAGGTATTTGTGATGGTAGCAATAATAGAAAATTTAAACGTTGATTGACAATGGCCTGTTTGAGGATTGGGTTCCATTTTTTCTTGAATAGCAGACTTCTCAAGAGGCTCTTGGAACGACAATACATTCTCTCATGATAATAATTCACTCTGAAATCAAAAGCCATTGAAATAGTGTCAGATGATGCAGGCCTGCAATTGCTGAAGTGTGCTACTGCTATCTAGTGGACACAATAATAACGGACAATTTtattacaatatattttttcatatatATTAAAATCACTTTTTTGGTCAAATAATTTCAGGATATTTACATATTTGTTAATGCATAAAAATGTAGGAAACGGATGTTTGGATATACAAAATAGTTTTTCAATTGTATTGAAAATTGaccattttgaaaagaaattctGTAACTAAAATTAAGGgcagttttcatttttctagAAAACCACCTAGTTAATATGATActataaaatatttatatttggaATAAAACAGCTTGAAAAAAACTATGTAAAATCAGATTTTCTGAATGTTTGTGTATCTTTTCCCATCAAATTCTAGTATCGTCTCATCCTAAAAACGTGTGTAACCCTGAGGGCCTCCAGATGTCTCTCCAAAGACTTCGTTAGCTGAGACAATTGGGCCGCAATCAGTTGTTTTATCTTCATCTGACAGCCATGCGTCATATTACGGCCAAATTGCTTTTCTTGCCACCAGCTCACGATGGCAAAATTATCTTAATTGTGTTGTGATTACCCCTCACAGCGAGAGCTCAACTGTGGAAAAcgctcacgcgcacacacgttCTGGTTTCGGTGGGACGATATGATCGTGAAGGCTCTTTGGCACTCTCTTGTGGACACCTGTAattgtgcatttatttttccTCGACATTGGGTACCCGCTAAATTGACTAGTGCAAAAATACATAAATGTCAATAAACCAAATATCAATAATACTAAAAGGAACTAGGTGTTTTAAAGCATTTTGAATAATTTTTAAGACGAATTATCTATCACGTTCAGTGACAGTATAAGCAAGCACCAAACCTACAAAAAATACACTATTCTTTCACTAGAATATATAATCAAATAATCAAGAGCCCATAGGCTTTCTTTTAAGATGCCAGTCACAATGACTCATTTCAAAATGGGACAAACAAGCACCCTGTCATTTTTTCATTGAGGCAGCAGAAGGCGCCATTCTCAACAAATTCAATACAGTCGACCCTCATTTATCATACCTTCTTTAAAAACAGATACGTTTTACCTACTGTCACGCGTGTTTAAGACATGTGAACTCATCAAAATGCGCGTAAACATGAAGTGAACTGTAACGTGACCTAATCCAACTTTTTCAGCATCACTGTGACGTCACCAAATGTCGAAAAACGCATCATTCCATTACAGAggccaaaaaatatatattaccgCAAGAAATATTATTGAACGATCATCACGTCAACTCCAAAACACCACTACAGCAAGTTCAAAATCAATATTTATCCAATAACGTgactaaaatataaaaaaatataaataaattgcaTTGTACTCACCAGAGatgttcttttgtttgtttgtagacAAGATGCATTATCTTTTGCGAGCTGTGTTGGCAAATCAGCACTTTCGCTCGTTGTTGATGCGCTGGGAGTGGCAAATCAATCTTTTTATAAGATGACATACCCCATTAAGCTATAGTTTTGCCCGAATTATACTCACAATGTCAATTTTTGATGAACTTTTACTCTTGTCCGTCTTCCGTGTTCTCCTGCAGTCACCTGCGTGTAATTTGATCATCAACCAATCATCAGGTCAAGTACTACAAGGGCAACACATGGaagctgaaatctgattggataaTAGACTGTTGGCGTAAATTATAAACactgtatatttttaaaataactccTTTATAAAGGGAGGTATACCTTCTTAATGGCAAGCAAATACAAGACACATAGGCTTGGTATTGTGATGTCATATTTTAATGAACATGTCCAGTGTAATGCGGATTTCAATGGCCACAGTGACGTCACTTTGTACTTCCAGTGTAAAGTAAGAGTataaaaaaaagctaaacaaaCTCTTTGGTTCTGTTATTGTAATACTTTTGCCTTCCCTTTTAATGTACGCAATACATATTTTTCATGACAGCTTTGGTTACGCATGTAACTATTCTCAGTAGTAGTCAAGAATTGCATATAAAAAGAGTGCTACTTCGTTTTTTAAACACAAGAAAAAATATCTCTTTTTACTGGAAAAATGTCAACTTATACTGAAGGGTGTGTGGCttgtgcatgattttttttcttttgtttttatgtcagtcctATTTCCTCCAGAACACTGCGTGGTGTCTCTCCAtcctgcaaaaacaaacactaaGTATGTGGAGGACAAATAAGGAAGGACACTGATTATGTCATAATTTACAGGTTTTGTGCATGTGCATACAACACTTTCAAAACCCTTGAAATTATTCAAACACgagtttgtttcttttttttaaacatgatgaATACTAATACACAcctttttgggtaagtacacaACACGTTTttcgtttgcttgtttgttaaaGTAAATCTTTTCCCAAACAAATATGAAACTAAGCAAAACCAATGATGTAttctaatttgtattttttaggCATTTCATTAAATGGTGCAAGACAGCAGACCACAGCAGCCAAGTAGCATGTTAGCAGAAAGTTGCAGCACTTACTTTGACATCCTAGCAGCAGCATGGGCACAAAGTCAAGAAAGCAACACATCTGATTAGAGTCACATGCAAATGCCACGAAAAGAAAATGCAAGAAAAACACTGGGGAGCTGAATAAGaacatatttattattcataaaCCTACATATCAAACTATTGCACTGTATCATAAAAAACGGTGCTGATTAGTCAGATTGCAAATACTTGTGTCCCTCTATCAGCTTCTTATAAAGCTTTCGATATTACTTACGTGGAAGGTCAATTAGGCCTTTGGTTAATAATAATCGGTGCAAAAATAGCAAATGTTCGGATCATTAATACCACACTAAGAATATTAATAGAAAGCGACACTTCTATAAGCATCGCAAAGATTGTGCTtgtcaagacatacaatttaaaaactaaaaatagacgAGATAGAAGAACAGGTAACATGCATGAATGgcatacaagaaaaaaacaagactccATTTTCTGAAACAGaagccgtaaaaaaaaaaaaaagaaagcgtaCAAAGAGTACAAATTCAGTTATAAGCTTGGCCACGACGCAACTTTAACAAGCAGATTGAGTGGCAAGCTCTGTCACGTAACAAAGAAGGTAACAGCCACATGTATGACAGTTGCGGTGCATCACGCCTGCGCGGGTGGGTACGGTTGGGCTTGGGCTACAAGGCACAAGGACGTGGTGCGGAGCAAAAGGTGCTGAGCATGCATGGCACGGGCGTGGCAGCCAGTCAGTACAAAGGCACATTAAAGTACTCGTGACGGGGCTGAGGGAGAGACAGAAAGCCTTTAGAACACAGCAACACGCAGCCCGGAGGCCTCACTTGAAACTCCACCATGTGCTACATCGTCGCATGATGAAACGCTTTGCAGTCGACAAAGACGGCAGTACCTTGTTTGTCTTACAAGTGACGTCAAAATAGGGGAAAAACCAACTAGGAACGCCACAAAGAAAATAACACCAgtggtgctggcctgggagCACTGGAGCAGGAACAGGAACTGAAATACTTGACCCAGACCCGCACTCAGAACACTGAACCAAAAATAAGACTGGAGGAGGGACCACACCCAGAGTACTGGATCAGTAAACAGATCAAGACAAGAAGAAGACTGGAAAAACTAAATGGGAGAAACTAGATGGGACAAGGAAGCACACACAACGGTAAACATGAAACCAGACACACGACACAAGTGAAGAAGACTGTCCTTGTACTAGCATCGGCGACCTACACAGTAACTCGGCAGACGGTATTCACCTCAGCGCGTCAAGTTCTGGAATAGTCCCGAAGTCTCCGAGGTCACATTAGAGACCGTCATACCTGAGAGTCAAACAGGTTGATTACAAAAAGAAGCCTCAGCTAAGTCTTCTTCATCTTCTGGGGCGTCATTATTCTAAACAAAGATCTGCTTGCTGGCAGGAGGCGGCAAACTAATGACCAGGCGCCTGACAAATGTTCCGTGGAGGGCTTGTTATGAAAAATAGCTTTGTCGAAATCCGCCGAGGTATGTTAGCTAGCGGTGTAATTACAGCACAGAGCCAAGCGCTAATGCTCACCTCAACCTTGCGGAGAAAACATTAGCAGCGGTTTTCGGTATCATGCGGTCAGAACTAAGCTCTGGATTCTGACTGGCACTTTGGGACTAAAACGCAGAACATTGAAAAGTTTTAGAAACACAGCAACAGCCAGTCATTTGTTTATGTTTGTAATCACGAGGTAATATCACATTTGAGGTTCATCCTGAAACCTCAAAGCCATACTTTTTTGGGGGTGAGTAGCATCGTTTTGGAGCAACTCATGCCCGTCCAGCATGCAGGTGTGCACGGCGGCGTTTTTTTTAAACGGATTTATTTACCCACGTGAGGCGTCGGCCCCTTACAACAGCTCGTCACTTGGCAAACCTCCCCAGTCTTCATTCGGGTTCTACGAATAAGACAATCCAGCCAATCAGAGAGCTCGCCCGGGAGGAGACTCAAAGCCACTGTGATTACACGACACGAATCTGAAACTTGTTTTAAGACCTGCCATTTTGTGCTCATGTATCATCTTCCACTCTGTATCTTCCGAGAAGATTTTTCCTGCGGTGTCAAGTAGTCACTGGATTCATTTATTGAACTACAAAGTACTACTAGCAGACTAGCTAGTCATCTATCACTAGGACTAAACAAATTGTGTACCTGGAAACATGCGCATCTCTGAGTCTATGTTCTGCAAGTcacaaaacaaatacacacaagcAGAAAGAAAGGAGACACAAttaaggaaaagaaaaatcacaaagaATGTAAAGAAGAAACACAAGCATGCAGatgataaatattaaaaatacacCAGTACCTCGACTTTGCCATTATTCTGTTTCAGTTGCCCCAAAGCACCgccattattcttattattaagaaaaaaagatatggaTATGTTCCTTTCCAGCTCGTGACTGGAAAACTTGTCCCACCATATTCGCATTAAAGTGCCCAAAGTTTCGCTATCTGATCgagtttgaaaaaaagtgttctgCTCCGGGGCTCCCTCTACTGTAGCCGAGTGGAATTTCACATTTAGAATGGTGGCGAGAAATTAGGGGAAGTATACCAAAGCAGTGGAaattaaaactaaaattaaaaaattggtGACTTTTCATTGCCTGTGAGCATTTGGGAAAAATTCGGACTGATGATGTAAACCGTATCGCTGTTCCTACTCCTATTTTGTGAGTTGCCAACTTTGAAAACGGGACATGACCTTGCATGCGGGCGTGCGTCGCTCACCTCTTGCAGCAGGTCACCCTGCTCGATGGCCTTGAGCACATTCTTCTTGGACGTCTCCTGAGCTTCGCCGCCCAGCAGGAACTCGTCCAAGATGAAGTAGGCCTTCTCAAAGTTGAAGATGATGTCCAGCTCGCACACCTAGAAGTTTTTTGttggggggtaggggggggcgTTAGGTGGTGATTAAGGCGGGATCTGCGATAATGCTGAGGCCGTCCAACTCACGCTGCCAAAGTATTTGTCCAGCAGTTCTACATATCTGTGGATGATCTCCAGCGTGATCAGCTCGTTGTCCTGCTCCTCGATGGCGCAGCAGAAGTACAAGCTGGCGTATCTGCCAAGAGATGAATTTTGTGATTCATTGTACACTATGATAGCTATGAGTCTACAGTGAAAGTAAAAGCCCGTCAAAagccttcatcatcatcatcatcatcacgaaGAGAAAACACCCACTCGTCACTTTGTCCTCTCAGGTGCAGTCAAAAAATCCTACTGCCAACGTGACACTTTTGCCTTATGAAAGCAACCGCAGGTGATCAGCTGGCCTGCACACTCCAAAGCGAAGCCTCTTCCTGCCACCCGGCAGGGGACTCCTTTATCCGGGATAATCCCTCACGCACTCTCAAAGCATGTGACCActggctaataataataaacacaggAAGCCAAGACGGATCTTACACTGCGCTCCGTCTGCCTCGCAAGCAATTTACCTCATGTAACATCATCTTCAGGCTACAGTGGTAGCGAAGAAACCAAAAATCATTATTCAAACCATTCACCGTGTTTATTTCATTGACAGAAATGATATCCCAGTGCCAGGCAATTTGagttttatttacatatttctgTTTGATTAGCCACAAATTGACATATGCTCACCTCTTGTAGACAACCTTGAGGTCTCTCCACTCCAAGAAGCTGCACATTTTGGCCTTGCGAGCCAGGATGGTCTGCACCAGCTCCCTGGtgatcttcttcttctccttgtcCGACAGGGGCACGTACCACTTCTGCAGCCGCAGCTTGCCCTGTCTGCTGAAAAGCAGCATGAACTGCATCTGAAAGGAAATCATTATCAGAATCATCAGAGCGCAAGCGGCGAGTGGAAGCAAGAGGAAACCCTGGCAAAGGTGGTCGCAAAATGTTGCAAATTACTCCACTCAACACTTGTTGTACGATTCATCTCATACACTAGTCAGATCGGCTATTGGTGAAAAGAAAACGTTATTTTTAATATGATAATGGCTATAGTTAATTACTGTAGTATCTGCAGCTTCCTCCCACTTGTTAGTAAGCCGCTTATCCAAATATTAAAAGTAGCATTATGCAAGCTAACGGGAAGTACATAACAGTGTCAGTAGCGCACAGTTAACGGGGTTATTCGACAACTACTCCAGGCAAAAAACAACACGCACGCTTCGAGCCTGATTTGAAACGTCTACAAAAACAGACTTTGTCAAAATGTTACCTTTAACTTGCACACAGTTCCGTAGAAGAGGAAGAAATCACAATTTAGCCAGCCATCAGGAGGACCCTTCACTCAGAGGCTGCCGATGCCAATCGCAGTCAAGCTTGTGATTGGCCAGAGACGCCGGTTGATCGACGCTCATTGGGTTACTGTTTTAGTCCCGCCTTTCCTAACGCTGTATGGCTGACGCAGACGTCGATCATGCCGCAGAGAAAGCTGATTggacaatgaaaaaaataatagtacGGACCGTGACAGTAATTTCACTATCATGAAATAACTCAATTAAACGGTATTTTTTGTGTGAAATGCATGCACATTTTAAATAACTTGCATAAAGACATCCAAAACTGAAACTTGACCTTTGGTTTCTCTGCTGCTTGTATACAATGGCTGAGAAAGTTGGATGTGTCACTCATTTAAGCAGTGAGCCAATAATGCGTATTAGATAAAGACCTCACGCTTGACTGCATTGGATTAGTGTAATCTCAATCGCAATCCCGACGCAGGGCTCACATCCCATTTTCAGCACGGCAGAGCAACGAGATGGAGGCCAGCGTTCTTCGTTGGGCCGCTCTCCTTTTCTTCCTTGTCCTCTTGCAGGGTAAGTCAACAAAGTTAATAAAATTATGTGAATAATCATTTTTATCAGGGAAACACACACAGCGCAAACTCTGAAAGTAACGACACAAGCCGTTCTGCTAATTGTCCCAAAGGAGATTATGTGGCGCCGCTCGCATTTTTGTACGTTTGAATATTTTCATGGGACATTGTATAACTGTGTGCATTTACTCTCTCTTCAAAATGTCAACGCTGAGATCAGCGTGCCTTGAACTCGATCCACTCGTGTTTTTGTTGGACTTTAGCGGTTTCACTGTAGATGGAACCATGTTGTCTATAAAACTTTTCGAGATGTCTTTTTACATTCCATGCATGCATGGATTGATGGGTGGATGTGCCACAGTGGGGGCTGTTGACTCGCAGGAGGTAAAAACGAAATGTCCTTGAGTTTGTCCTCCTGAATAGACCTCCCCACAATGTCACATGTTCTCCCAggtagcaaaaaataaaaacttcacTTTCTCGTTTCTTTCTCGTTTTGGTCGCGACAGGAAGAGGAGATCCtgcaggtggaggaggagatgcAGGAGGAGGATCAGCAGATCCAGGAGACATGGACCAGCAGGAACGTGCAAGCGTGTACCTGCGACTGTGAGGCCATGGTGCCCACCAGCCTCTCCGAGACCGTCGCGCCCACCTTGCCGCCGGAGCCATTTCAAGGCCAACCATTGACTTGCATGCCAGGTGTGATGACGTCACACTTTTTAAGCTTCTGCGCTGGTGGTTGTGTAATTGCAGTCAATCATTACGAAATGAGAAGGAGAGCTGCGCCAAGCATCGTTGTGCTGGTCTCGTTCACCCAGAGTGTCCGTACCACAGAGCCCTGGGCTTCGAGTCCGGCTGGGTGACGTCGGACCAGATCAGCAGCTCCCATCAGGACCAGTACAGCAGCTGGTACTCCTCCTGGGTCCCCAACAAGGCTCGACTCAACAACCAGGGCTTTGGGTACGGCGCCCGCCTCGAGGTAGATACGCAAGTGTTCTCCCGCCAGCGTGAGCAGTCCGTTCTTCCGTCTGCACACGTCAGGTGCGCCTGGTTGTCCAAGTACAACGACCAGCACCAGTGGCTGCAGATCGACTTGCGGGAAGTGGGCGCGGTCTCGGGCATCCTGACGCAGGGTCGCTGCGACTCGGACGAGTGGATCACCAAGTACAGCATCCAGTACCGCACGGAGGAAACGCTCAACTGGGTCTACTACAAGGACCAGACGGGAAATAACCGGGTAGATATACAGATTTGATATTTGGACGAATTGTTACCCACGATTGATGGGGCGCTGGCTGTCTTGCTCTCAGGTCTTCTACGGAAATTCGGACCGCTCGTCCACGGTGCAGAACCTTCTGCGCCCGCCCATCGTGGCACGCTACATCCGCCTGCTGCCTCTGGGCTGGCACACCCGCATCGCCGTCCGGATGGAGCTGCTCATGTGCATGGCCAAGTGCGGCTGAGTGACCTGCCGGGACGACACGCGACGCTCGCTCTTCgttcatgaaaacaaaaaaaaatacatatgtcGGCACTTTAACTTGACAACATATCATAGATGTTAATTCTGAGGTCATACGCATGTAGGAATATTAAATGTTTTAAATGCTATGTTCTGGGTAAAACATTTAGCACACAACAAAATGATCAATAAACATTGAACTTTTTGTGTCATCTAGTCTCTTTTGATTTTATTCTATTGTATATTCTATATCTCTAAGGTCATAATTGTCTTCCATAAATATCGGATAATCTCATGAGAATACTTTTTTAATCTTGTAATATTAtctcattttgtgttttgattgagagaaaaaaaatcctgaatttAAAATATTGATTCATATTCGTGCGGCTGAAatgtttctggaaaaaaaaaatacaacgtgCACTCGTGTCAAATGAAACCAGTGTCCAATTTATTTGAGCTTTAGCGTTACAGATGTAAACATGAATATAACACATTTGtctgtcggggggggggggggaggagaaaACACAATGGACTATGCTACAAATGTGTAACAAAAATTCCAATTGAAACAGTGTTTGGTTTGGACTGCCTGTAAACAAAtagggtgtgtgcgtgtatgcgtgtgtgtgtgtgtgtgcgcgaccACGTGTATGTGTGTAAATAGCAGACAAAGACTCCCACATTAGTAGTATTAATATAATACACACACTTCCTCCTACACATCTTCTCGCTGATTAGAATTTACAGCGTGGACACCTCATT includes the following:
- the LOC133166884 gene encoding AP-1 complex subunit sigma-2-like isoform X2; this translates as MQFMLLFSRQGKLRLQKWYVPLSDKEKKKITRELVQTILARKAKMCSFLEWRDLKVVYKRYASLYFCCAIEEQDNELITLEIIHRYVELLDKYFGSVCELDIIFNFEKAYFILDEFLLGGEAQETSKKNVLKAIEQGDLLQEVTAGEHGRRTRVKVHQKLTFASTTSESADLPTQLAKDNASCLQTNKRTSLSELLS
- the LOC133166884 gene encoding AP-1 complex subunit sigma-2-like isoform X1, which encodes MQFMLLFSRQGKLRLQKWYVPLSDKEKKKITRELVQTILARKAKMCSFLEWRDLKVVYKRYASLYFCCAIEEQDNELITLEIIHRYVELLDKYFGSVCELDIIFNFEKAYFILDEFLLGGEAQETSKKNVLKAIEQGDLLQEVTAGEHGRRTRVKVHQKLTFASTTSESADLPTQLAKDNASCLQTNKRTSLLPVWTAT
- the LOC133166884 gene encoding AP-1 complex subunit sigma-2-like isoform X4; amino-acid sequence: MQFMLLFSRQGKLRLQKWYVPLSDKEKKKITRELVQTILARKAKMCSFLEWRDLKVVYKRYASLYFCCAIEEQDNELITLEIIHRYVELLDKYFGSVCELDIIFNFEKAYFILDEFLLGGEAQETSKKNVLKAIEQGDLLQEDGETPRSVLEEIGLT
- the LOC133166884 gene encoding AP-1 complex subunit sigma-2-like isoform X6; its protein translation is MQFMLLFSRQGKLRLQKWYVPLSDKEKKKITRELVQTILARKAKMCSFLEWRDLKVVYKRYASLYFCCAIEEQDNELITLEIIHRYVELLDKYFGSVCELDIIFNFEKAYFILDEFLLGGEAQETSKKNVLKAIEQGDLLQEPRHEYFNVPLY
- the LOC133166884 gene encoding AP-1 complex subunit sigma-2-like isoform X3, producing the protein MQFMLLFSRQGKLRLQKWYVPLSDKEKKKITRELVQTILARKAKMCSFLEWRDLKVVYKRYASLYFCCAIEEQDNELITLEIIHRYVELLDKYFGSVCELDIIFNFEKAYFILDEFLLGGEAQETSKKNVLKAIEQGDLLQENIDSEMRMFPGMTVSNVTSETSGLFQNLTR
- the LOC133166884 gene encoding AP-1 complex subunit sigma-2-like isoform X5, producing the protein MQFMLLFSRQGKLRLQKWYVPLSDKEKKKITRELVQTILARKAKMCSFLEWRDLKVVYKRYASLYFCCAIEEQDNELITLEIIHRYVELLDKYFGSVCELDIIFNFEKAYFILDEFLLGGEAQETSKKNVLKAIEQGDLLQENPNEDWGGLPSDELL
- the LOC133167279 gene encoding retinoschisin-like isoform X1 encodes the protein MGHCITVCIYSLFKMSTLRSACLELDPLVFLLDFSGFTVDGTMLSIKLFEMSFYIPCMHGLMGGCATVGAVDSQEEEEILQVEEEMQEEDQQIQETWTSRNVQACTCDCEAMVPTSLSETVAPTLPPEPFQGQPLTCMPECPYHRALGFESGWVTSDQISSSHQDQYSSWYSSWVPNKARLNNQGFGCAWLSKYNDQHQWLQIDLREVGAVSGILTQGRCDSDEWITKYSIQYRTEETLNWVYYKDQTGNNRVFYGNSDRSSTVQNLLRPPIVARYIRLLPLGWHTRIAVRMELLMCMAKCG
- the LOC133167279 gene encoding retinoschisin-like isoform X2, with amino-acid sequence MQEEDQQIQETWTSRNVQACTCDCEAMVPTSLSETVAPTLPPEPFQGQPLTCMPECPYHRALGFESGWVTSDQISSSHQDQYSSWYSSWVPNKARLNNQGFGCAWLSKYNDQHQWLQIDLREVGAVSGILTQGRCDSDEWITKYSIQYRTEETLNWVYYKDQTGNNRVFYGNSDRSSTVQNLLRPPIVARYIRLLPLGWHTRIAVRMELLMCMAKCG